In a genomic window of Struthio camelus isolate bStrCam1 chromosome 16, bStrCam1.hap1, whole genome shotgun sequence:
- the BICRA gene encoding BRD4-interacting chromatin-remodeling complex-associated protein isoform X3 — protein MDDEDGRCLLDVICDPQALNDFLHGSEKIDSDDLLDNTGDAASAFFEGAGLHVQESSGNHLNTEQNQPPTSVDLDFLEDDILGSPSSSGANLQNSDQPCDILQQSLQEANITEQTLEAEAELDLGSFQLPTLQPVVQTASDGTPQIFSSGADLIGLQQPAVLTHQALVQQSVGADVVNKAISVQPFLQQVGLGNVTIQPISNLQGLPNGSPSGTLGIGPIQVVGQQVMAINQSAQQIIAKQVQPSQVATMPVGSYITQTAPEQQQVTLASTGVSPQNAGLVIQKNLPAVATTTLNGNSMFGSVSGTQGSQPLTVTSNLSSPLVQAQNVIIHRTPTPIQPKPAGVLQQKLYQITPKPFGSNNTTLTIQNEAALQQQKAQQNLTFMAGKPGQNVVLSGFPQGLPANMFKQPPPQQQALNKPMSVHLLNQGSSIVIPAQHVPQAMLQGQNQFLLPGQLAGASAVQIPQQLSALQANMGGQILTTSHPSGQAHIITSQGPGGQLITNQALPAQILTNQNIASQLNLGQVLTSQNAHGTAHILSAPIQLQPGQVGQPALFQMPVSLAGSLTTQSQPSVAASLASGAINQTGQTVIQGVTLPNQVAMLNTTENLNQAVSIQASATTSSQSPGLIQPQPASGTNLLPGGDQSSILTVQTASQPPAPPQLQLNVQQQPPPPPAQQPAPLPATSQPSPSLASSPEKIILGQAAAGTVINQDSMQMFLQQVPQGIILQTKQPPSSSQASPALGQFSSQSPSVLVGGQGQPAAPGPPAPGPSHAALPAAAAAAAPPPAPAGIPAPVPAESKTFSSVSAPISAGKGTAAQGKSGTSLAIQQPVQTKPGVISSVSGLNLGKGPLQIQVVGKGLSQLMPSVPVQTQQLYDGKLGSLKKAPTLQPSKEACFLEQLHKHQGAVLHPDYKTSFRSFEDALQRLLPYHVYQGMLPSTQDYKKVDEEFEMVSTQLLKRTQAMLNKYRLLLLEESRRVSPSAEMVMIDRMFIQEEKTMLALDKQLAKEKPDEYVSSSSRSQSLSSSVALASVSSVAPASENLKVPPVQTATQINPTKLVIKHSGGSPSVTWAKASPSLDGDEDALPSRSKPPIKTYEARSRIGLKLKIKQEAGLSKVVHNTALDPVHQPPPVCRVIKTTDQHASSAVTTTTTTSTTAGQMNGTVDHVTSAPVEKKPIVTYCRLPLRKTYRENVDAFVADKPSEACPKGSTPKVDKIPSTLVIKQEDGSRSVITSHKTHDSPTAAATEKSRPEESSKLLFFNRSDARSLVMQDSPAPQKTDDSTSGLMKELAEVEDEFYHGMIKTEPPDHSSGSELTWEVPLPPAKRRKSESFDVDNASFSSDSPQDDSLNEHLQSAIDSILNLQQPQTGGQNIRTPSSSYNSSSSPFSSPVHRTDTYLAPNHNGGLGARTLNR, from the exons ATGGATGATGAAGATGGCCGGTGCTTGCTAGATGTAATTTG TGATCCTCAGGCCTTGAATGATTTCTTACATGGATCTGAAAAG ATTGACAGTGATGATCTCCTGGACAACACAGGAGATGCAGCCAGTGCCTTTTTTGAAGGTGCTggg CTGCACGTGCAAGAATCCTCTGGCAATCATCTGAACACTGAACAGAATCAGCCCCCAACAAGCGTGGACCTCGACTTTTTAGAAGATGACATTTTGGGGTCACCGTCCAGCAGCGGGGCAAACCTTCAGAACTCCGACCAGCCCTGCGACATTCTCCAGCAGAGCCTGCAAGAGGCGAACATCACAGAACAGACTCTGGAGGCTGAGGCAGAGCTGGACCTGGGATCCTTCCAGCTTCCCACGCTTCAACCGGTGGTGCAGACTGCCTCTGATGGCACCCCACAGATTTTCTCCAGTGGGGCTGACTTAAttgggctgcagcagcctgcagtCCTGACGCATCAGGCACTGGTGCAGCAGTCAGTAGGAGCAGATGTTGTTAATAAGGCCATCAGTGTTCAGCCTTTTCTCCAGCAGGTCGGCTTAGGGAATGTTACCATCCAGCCAATTTCCAACCTGCAGGGCTTGCCCAATGGAAGCCCGAGTGGGACACTGGGAATTGGGCCAATTCAGGTGGTTGGGCAGCAAGTGATGGCCATTAACCAGTCGGCACAGCAGATCATTGCAAAACAAGTTCAGCCCTCCCAGGTGGCCACCATGCCTGTTGGCAGTTATATCACCCAGACAGCAcctgagcagcagcaggtcaCCCTTGCCTCAACAGGGGTTTCTCCACAGAACGCTGGTCTTGTCATCCAAAAAAATCTGCCGGCGGTGGCCACTACAACGCTGAACGGAAACTCGATGTTTGGGAGCGTGTCTGGTACTCAAGGTTCCCAGCCGCTCACGGTCACTTCGAACTTAAGCAGCCCCCTAGTGCAGGCCCAAAATGTGATCATTCATAGGACACCCACCCCAATTCAACCCAAGCCTGCAGGGGTCCTCCAGCAAAAACTGTACCAGATCACCCCCAAGCCCTTTGGTTCCAACAACACCACCTTGACCATTCAGAACGAAGCTGCCCTGCAACAGCAAAAGGCCCAGCAGAACCTGACTTTCATGGCGGGTAAACCAGGACAGAATGTCGTGCTGTCGGGCTTCCCCCAAGGGCTTCCCGCCAACATGTTCAAGCAGCCTCCGCCGCAGCAGCAAGCCCTCAACAAGCCCATGAGCGTGCACTTGCTAAACCAAGGCAGCAGTATTGTCATTCCAGCACAACATGTTCCTCAGGCCATGTTACAGGGTCAAAACCAGTTCCTCCTTCCCGGGCAGTTAGCAGGTGCCTCTGCTGTTCAGATACCCCAGCAGCTCTCGGCCCTGCAGGCTAACATGGGAGGGCAGATCTTGACCACCTCGCACCCCAGTGGACAAGCCCATATCATAACTAGCCAAGGGCCAGGTGGACAGCTGATAACCAACCAAGCCTTGCCGGCCCAAATCCTCACCAACCAGAACATAGCTAGCCAGCTGAACCTGGGGCAGGTGCTCACCTCGCAGAACGCCCACGGCACTGCTCACATCCTCTCTGCCCCCATccagctccagcccgggcagGTGGGTCAGCCAGCCCTGTTCCAGATGCCTGTTTCTCTAGCTGGCAGTTTGACCACCCAGAGCCAGCCCTCAGTCGCTGCCTCGCTGGCCAGCGGTGCCATCAACCAGACGGGGCAGACCGTTATCCAGGGCGTTACGCTGCCAAACCAAGTAGCTATGCTGAACACCACGGAGAACCTCAACCAGGCTGTCAGCATTCAGGCGTCTGCCACCACCAGCAGTCAAAGCCCGGGCCTCATTCAGCCGCAGCCCGCTTCTGGCACCAACCTGCTGCCCGGCGGTGACCAGTCCTCTATCCTGACCGTCCAGACTGCGTCCCAGCCGCCCGCCCCACCTCAGCTGCAGCTCAAcgtgcagcagcagccgccgccgccgcctgctcagCAGCCAGCGCCGCTGCCCGCGACTTCgcagcccagccccagcttggCGTCCAGTCCCGAGAAGATCATCTTGGGCCAGGCTGCTGCGGGAACTGTCATCAACCAAGACTCCATGCAGATGTTTCTACAGCAG GTGCCCCAGGGGATCATCCTGCAGACGAAGCAGCCGCCTTCCAGCAGCCAGGCCTCGCCGGCCCTCGGCCAGTTCAGCAGCCAGTCGCCCTCGGTCCTGGTgggcgggcaggggcagcccgcggcccccggcccgccggcccccggccccagccacgcggccctgcccgccgccgctgccgccgccgccccgccgccggcacccgcag GTATTCCTGCCCCGGTTCCTGCAGAGAGTAAAACGTTCTCTAGTGTTTCCGCACCTATTTCCGCCGGGAAAGGGACCGCAGCCCAAGGGAAATCAGGGACATCTCTTGCTATACAGCAGCCCGTTCAG ACTAAGCCTGGCGTGATTAGTTCTGTCTCGGGCCTGAACCTTGGAAAAGGTCCCTTGCAGATCCAGGTAGTTGGAAAAGGATTATCACAGCTCATGCCCTCAGTCCCCGTGCAAACCCAGCAACTG TATGACGGCAAACTTGGAAGTCTGAAGAAAGCTCCTACACTACAGCCCAGCAAAGAAGCTTG TTTCCTGGAACAGTTGCATAAACATCAGGGAGCGGTTTTGCATCCCGATTATAAGACGTCGTTCCGTTCGTTTGAAGATGCCTTACAAAGGCTTCTGCCCTATCACGTCTACCAggggatgctgccctctactcaaGACTATAAGAAGG TGGATGAGGAATTTGAAATGGTGTCTACCCAACTGTTAAAACGCACACAAGCTATGTTGAACAAATACCGCCTACTGCTCTTAGAGGAGTCTCGG AGAGTCAGTCCTTCTGCGGAGATGGTGATGATTGATCGCATGTTCATACAGGAAGAAAAGACCATGTTAGCGCTTGATAAGCAACTGGCAAAGGAGAAACCAG ATGAGTATGTTTCGTCATCGTCCCGCTCACAGAGCCTTTCTTCCTCTGTGGCTCTGGCTTCCGTATCCAGTGTTGCACCCGCTTCCGAGAACTTAAAGGTGCCCCCAGTGCAGACCGCCACTCAGATCAACCCCACCAAACTGGTTATCAAGCACAGCGGAGGCTCCCCATCGGTGACATGGGCCAAGGCTTCACCTTCATTAGATGGAGATGAGGATGCTTTGCCTTCAAGGAGCAAACCCCCGATCAAAACATATGAGGCACGTAGTCGAATCGGCCTCAAGTTGAAGATCAAGCAGGAGGCTGGTCTCAGTAAAGTGGTCCATAACACCGCTTTGGATCCTGTTCACCAGCCACCTCCTGTGTGCAGAGTCATCAAAACAACTGACCAGCACGCTTCAAGTGCTgtcaccactaccaccaccacctccaccactgCCGGGCAAATGAACGGGACTGTCGATCACGTAACCTCAGCTCCTGTGGAGAAGAAGCCCATAGTGACCTACTGCAGGCTTCCTCTCCGTAAGACTTACCGGGAGAACGTGGATGCTTTTGTAGCAGATAAACCCTCTGAGGCCTGCCCAAAAGGGAGCACCCCGAAAGTTGATAAAATCCCCAGCACCCTTGTGATCAAGCAGGAGGATGGATCCAGGAGCGTGATCACCTCTCACAAAACCCATGACAGCCCCACAGCAGCTGCGACAGAGAAGAGCCGGCCAGAGGAGAGCTCCAAGCTTCTGTTCTTCAACAGAAGCGACGCCCGCTCTCTCGTGATGCAAGATAGTCCCGCCCCACAGAAGACCGATGACTCTACCAGTGGCCTTATGAAGGAACTTGCAGAAGTCGAGGATGAGTTTTATCATGGGATGATAAAAACGGAGCCACCTGATCACAGCTCTGGCTCAGAACTCACTTGGGAGGTGCCCTTGCCCCCGGCCAAACGCAGAAAGTCAGAGTCCTTTGATGTGGATAACGCCAGCTTCTCCAGCGACAGCCCCCAGGACGACTCCCTCAATGAGCACCTACAGAGCGCCATCGACAGCATCCTCAAcctgcagcaacctcagactgGGGGCCAGAACATCCGGACACCCTCCTCCTCTtacaactcctcctcctcccctttctcttcACCTGTCCACCGTACAGACACTTACCTTGCCCCTAATCACAACGGCGGCCTTGGAGCAAGGACGTTAAACAGataa
- the BICRA gene encoding BRD4-interacting chromatin-remodeling complex-associated protein isoform X4: protein MDDEDGRCLLDVICDPQALNDFLHGSEKLHVQESSGNHLNTEQNQPPTSVDLDFLEDDILGSPSSSGANLQNSDQPCDILQQSLQEANITEQTLEAEAELDLGSFQLPTLQPVVQTASDGTPQIFSSGADLIGLQQPAVLTHQALVQQSVGADVVNKAISVQPFLQQVGLGNVTIQPISNLQGLPNGSPSGTLGIGPIQVVGQQVMAINQSAQQIIAKQVQPSQVATMPVGSYITQTAPEQQQVTLASTGVSPQNAGLVIQKNLPAVATTTLNGNSMFGSVSGTQGSQPLTVTSNLSSPLVQAQNVIIHRTPTPIQPKPAGVLQQKLYQITPKPFGSNNTTLTIQNEAALQQQKAQQNLTFMAGKPGQNVVLSGFPQGLPANMFKQPPPQQQALNKPMSVHLLNQGSSIVIPAQHVPQAMLQGQNQFLLPGQLAGASAVQIPQQLSALQANMGGQILTTSHPSGQAHIITSQGPGGQLITNQALPAQILTNQNIASQLNLGQVLTSQNAHGTAHILSAPIQLQPGQVGQPALFQMPVSLAGSLTTQSQPSVAASLASGAINQTGQTVIQGVTLPNQVAMLNTTENLNQAVSIQASATTSSQSPGLIQPQPASGTNLLPGGDQSSILTVQTASQPPAPPQLQLNVQQQPPPPPAQQPAPLPATSQPSPSLASSPEKIILGQAAAGTVINQDSMQMFLQQVPQGIILQTKQPPSSSQASPALGQFSSQSPSVLVGGQGQPAAPGPPAPGPSHAALPAAAAAAAPPPAPAGIPAPVPAESKTFSSVSAPISAGKGTAAQGKSGTSLAIQQPVQTKPGVISSVSGLNLGKGPLQIQVVGKGLSQLMPSVPVQTQQLYDGKLGSLKKAPTLQPSKEACFLEQLHKHQGAVLHPDYKTSFRSFEDALQRLLPYHVYQGMLPSTQDYKKVDEEFEMVSTQLLKRTQAMLNKYRLLLLEESRRVSPSAEMVMIDRMFIQEEKTMLALDKQLAKEKPDEYVSSSSRSQSLSSSVALASVSSVAPASENLKVPPVQTATQINPTKLVIKHSGGSPSVTWAKASPSLDGDEDALPSRSKPPIKTYEARSRIGLKLKIKQEAGLSKVVHNTALDPVHQPPPVCRVIKTTDQHASSAVTTTTTTSTTAGQMNGTVDHVTSAPVEKKPIVTYCRLPLRKTYRENVDAFVADKPSEACPKGSTPKVDKIPSTLVIKQEDGSRSVITSHKTHDSPTAAATEKSRPEESSKLLFFNRSDARSLVMQDSPAPQKTDDSTSGLMKELAEVEDEFYHGMIKTEPPDHSSGSELTWEVPLPPAKRRKSESFDVDNASFSSDSPQDDSLNEHLQSAIDSILNLQQPQTGGQNIRTPSSSYNSSSSPFSSPVHRTDTYLAPNHNGGLGARTLNR, encoded by the exons ATGGATGATGAAGATGGCCGGTGCTTGCTAGATGTAATTTG TGATCCTCAGGCCTTGAATGATTTCTTACATGGATCTGAAAAG CTGCACGTGCAAGAATCCTCTGGCAATCATCTGAACACTGAACAGAATCAGCCCCCAACAAGCGTGGACCTCGACTTTTTAGAAGATGACATTTTGGGGTCACCGTCCAGCAGCGGGGCAAACCTTCAGAACTCCGACCAGCCCTGCGACATTCTCCAGCAGAGCCTGCAAGAGGCGAACATCACAGAACAGACTCTGGAGGCTGAGGCAGAGCTGGACCTGGGATCCTTCCAGCTTCCCACGCTTCAACCGGTGGTGCAGACTGCCTCTGATGGCACCCCACAGATTTTCTCCAGTGGGGCTGACTTAAttgggctgcagcagcctgcagtCCTGACGCATCAGGCACTGGTGCAGCAGTCAGTAGGAGCAGATGTTGTTAATAAGGCCATCAGTGTTCAGCCTTTTCTCCAGCAGGTCGGCTTAGGGAATGTTACCATCCAGCCAATTTCCAACCTGCAGGGCTTGCCCAATGGAAGCCCGAGTGGGACACTGGGAATTGGGCCAATTCAGGTGGTTGGGCAGCAAGTGATGGCCATTAACCAGTCGGCACAGCAGATCATTGCAAAACAAGTTCAGCCCTCCCAGGTGGCCACCATGCCTGTTGGCAGTTATATCACCCAGACAGCAcctgagcagcagcaggtcaCCCTTGCCTCAACAGGGGTTTCTCCACAGAACGCTGGTCTTGTCATCCAAAAAAATCTGCCGGCGGTGGCCACTACAACGCTGAACGGAAACTCGATGTTTGGGAGCGTGTCTGGTACTCAAGGTTCCCAGCCGCTCACGGTCACTTCGAACTTAAGCAGCCCCCTAGTGCAGGCCCAAAATGTGATCATTCATAGGACACCCACCCCAATTCAACCCAAGCCTGCAGGGGTCCTCCAGCAAAAACTGTACCAGATCACCCCCAAGCCCTTTGGTTCCAACAACACCACCTTGACCATTCAGAACGAAGCTGCCCTGCAACAGCAAAAGGCCCAGCAGAACCTGACTTTCATGGCGGGTAAACCAGGACAGAATGTCGTGCTGTCGGGCTTCCCCCAAGGGCTTCCCGCCAACATGTTCAAGCAGCCTCCGCCGCAGCAGCAAGCCCTCAACAAGCCCATGAGCGTGCACTTGCTAAACCAAGGCAGCAGTATTGTCATTCCAGCACAACATGTTCCTCAGGCCATGTTACAGGGTCAAAACCAGTTCCTCCTTCCCGGGCAGTTAGCAGGTGCCTCTGCTGTTCAGATACCCCAGCAGCTCTCGGCCCTGCAGGCTAACATGGGAGGGCAGATCTTGACCACCTCGCACCCCAGTGGACAAGCCCATATCATAACTAGCCAAGGGCCAGGTGGACAGCTGATAACCAACCAAGCCTTGCCGGCCCAAATCCTCACCAACCAGAACATAGCTAGCCAGCTGAACCTGGGGCAGGTGCTCACCTCGCAGAACGCCCACGGCACTGCTCACATCCTCTCTGCCCCCATccagctccagcccgggcagGTGGGTCAGCCAGCCCTGTTCCAGATGCCTGTTTCTCTAGCTGGCAGTTTGACCACCCAGAGCCAGCCCTCAGTCGCTGCCTCGCTGGCCAGCGGTGCCATCAACCAGACGGGGCAGACCGTTATCCAGGGCGTTACGCTGCCAAACCAAGTAGCTATGCTGAACACCACGGAGAACCTCAACCAGGCTGTCAGCATTCAGGCGTCTGCCACCACCAGCAGTCAAAGCCCGGGCCTCATTCAGCCGCAGCCCGCTTCTGGCACCAACCTGCTGCCCGGCGGTGACCAGTCCTCTATCCTGACCGTCCAGACTGCGTCCCAGCCGCCCGCCCCACCTCAGCTGCAGCTCAAcgtgcagcagcagccgccgccgccgcctgctcagCAGCCAGCGCCGCTGCCCGCGACTTCgcagcccagccccagcttggCGTCCAGTCCCGAGAAGATCATCTTGGGCCAGGCTGCTGCGGGAACTGTCATCAACCAAGACTCCATGCAGATGTTTCTACAGCAG GTGCCCCAGGGGATCATCCTGCAGACGAAGCAGCCGCCTTCCAGCAGCCAGGCCTCGCCGGCCCTCGGCCAGTTCAGCAGCCAGTCGCCCTCGGTCCTGGTgggcgggcaggggcagcccgcggcccccggcccgccggcccccggccccagccacgcggccctgcccgccgccgctgccgccgccgccccgccgccggcacccgcag GTATTCCTGCCCCGGTTCCTGCAGAGAGTAAAACGTTCTCTAGTGTTTCCGCACCTATTTCCGCCGGGAAAGGGACCGCAGCCCAAGGGAAATCAGGGACATCTCTTGCTATACAGCAGCCCGTTCAG ACTAAGCCTGGCGTGATTAGTTCTGTCTCGGGCCTGAACCTTGGAAAAGGTCCCTTGCAGATCCAGGTAGTTGGAAAAGGATTATCACAGCTCATGCCCTCAGTCCCCGTGCAAACCCAGCAACTG TATGACGGCAAACTTGGAAGTCTGAAGAAAGCTCCTACACTACAGCCCAGCAAAGAAGCTTG TTTCCTGGAACAGTTGCATAAACATCAGGGAGCGGTTTTGCATCCCGATTATAAGACGTCGTTCCGTTCGTTTGAAGATGCCTTACAAAGGCTTCTGCCCTATCACGTCTACCAggggatgctgccctctactcaaGACTATAAGAAGG TGGATGAGGAATTTGAAATGGTGTCTACCCAACTGTTAAAACGCACACAAGCTATGTTGAACAAATACCGCCTACTGCTCTTAGAGGAGTCTCGG AGAGTCAGTCCTTCTGCGGAGATGGTGATGATTGATCGCATGTTCATACAGGAAGAAAAGACCATGTTAGCGCTTGATAAGCAACTGGCAAAGGAGAAACCAG ATGAGTATGTTTCGTCATCGTCCCGCTCACAGAGCCTTTCTTCCTCTGTGGCTCTGGCTTCCGTATCCAGTGTTGCACCCGCTTCCGAGAACTTAAAGGTGCCCCCAGTGCAGACCGCCACTCAGATCAACCCCACCAAACTGGTTATCAAGCACAGCGGAGGCTCCCCATCGGTGACATGGGCCAAGGCTTCACCTTCATTAGATGGAGATGAGGATGCTTTGCCTTCAAGGAGCAAACCCCCGATCAAAACATATGAGGCACGTAGTCGAATCGGCCTCAAGTTGAAGATCAAGCAGGAGGCTGGTCTCAGTAAAGTGGTCCATAACACCGCTTTGGATCCTGTTCACCAGCCACCTCCTGTGTGCAGAGTCATCAAAACAACTGACCAGCACGCTTCAAGTGCTgtcaccactaccaccaccacctccaccactgCCGGGCAAATGAACGGGACTGTCGATCACGTAACCTCAGCTCCTGTGGAGAAGAAGCCCATAGTGACCTACTGCAGGCTTCCTCTCCGTAAGACTTACCGGGAGAACGTGGATGCTTTTGTAGCAGATAAACCCTCTGAGGCCTGCCCAAAAGGGAGCACCCCGAAAGTTGATAAAATCCCCAGCACCCTTGTGATCAAGCAGGAGGATGGATCCAGGAGCGTGATCACCTCTCACAAAACCCATGACAGCCCCACAGCAGCTGCGACAGAGAAGAGCCGGCCAGAGGAGAGCTCCAAGCTTCTGTTCTTCAACAGAAGCGACGCCCGCTCTCTCGTGATGCAAGATAGTCCCGCCCCACAGAAGACCGATGACTCTACCAGTGGCCTTATGAAGGAACTTGCAGAAGTCGAGGATGAGTTTTATCATGGGATGATAAAAACGGAGCCACCTGATCACAGCTCTGGCTCAGAACTCACTTGGGAGGTGCCCTTGCCCCCGGCCAAACGCAGAAAGTCAGAGTCCTTTGATGTGGATAACGCCAGCTTCTCCAGCGACAGCCCCCAGGACGACTCCCTCAATGAGCACCTACAGAGCGCCATCGACAGCATCCTCAAcctgcagcaacctcagactgGGGGCCAGAACATCCGGACACCCTCCTCCTCTtacaactcctcctcctcccctttctcttcACCTGTCCACCGTACAGACACTTACCTTGCCCCTAATCACAACGGCGGCCTTGGAGCAAGGACGTTAAACAGataa